A window of Oncorhynchus kisutch isolate 150728-3 linkage group LG23, Okis_V2, whole genome shotgun sequence genomic DNA:
TGTGAAAAatgcatgtttttgttttgtagtaaaaaagcttgtggaagataagtgtttccaatgaccaaaaaatgttttgtcacgtgccaaatacaacaggtgtacaacCTTACCATGAAAAGCTTATTAAGTAAATATTTGCTAAAAATATGTATAATAATCGTCAGTGTGCATCGTGTGATGTTGACAGTTTGTACCCAGATGGATTAAAATTGTAACCGTTAGCTGCATTGACTTCAACTAAACACTTcatgtagttgttgatcagtctctcatatCTCTGAGGAGGAAttctggcccactcttccatgcacAACTTCTATAACTCTAccacatttgtgggttttcaagcatgaaccgCTTGTTTCAAGTCCTGCCTCAACATCTccattgggattaggtctggactttgactaggccattccaagtcCTCAAATatgttgctttttagccattttcatgtcgacttgattgtgtgttttggatcattttcTTGCTGCAAGTCCCAGCTTCAGCTCAGACGGATGGCCTGGAGCCCACTTTTCTGGacgacatgggtcccattatgcctggagaacaccaaacactgcattccacagtcaGAACCTCATGTCAaaggtcaagcatggtggtgctggtagtgtgatggtttggggatgttttGCTGCCTGGGAACCTGGGCAACTTGCCTTGATAGAAGGAACCATTAATTCTACTCTGTATCAGAGAATACGGATGGCCTCCATCTCtaaacctccctccctctctaagtGAGTAGGCATTTCCTACTAATTGATTGATGTCGTCATTGGAAGCAcaatctttctctctttttttaatACAAAACACTCCattttcacatacagtatgttgatgttgggatggtgctggagatgatgaatatgaagtatatatatatttttatttatttcccttTATTTAGATCATTTTGGGAAACCAGGCCCAGGTAACTAACCAGTTATTCATAAGTTGACAAAATATTTGAAAAGGGAGAAGTTCATTTTCAGGGACTTGGACGTACCTGGTCTGGCGGCATGTCTCGGGGCAGCAGGAACACCCAGAGCCGTTGCTCTTCTGGAGTTGCTTCAGGCTCAAGGAACAGTAGCACCTGTCCTTGGATACGGTTGCTGTTGGATTGTTTTTTACGAGCTTTTCCATAATTTGAAAGCCCACTAATGCTTACAATCACGTGTGAGTGTGTCACCTTGGGTATTAAGAACTCCCTGTTCTTTCTGCATATGTGGGCCACAAGAAGGTTCTCAGCtgcagacactgggagagatgAAATGCATGAAACCAATTTTTCATAATGTGTGGTGTTTCAATGCAGATTGGTGAAGACAACAACAATTCACTCACCCTTAACCTCGCAGTGAGGTAGATGTAGTTGGTACATATGTCCCTCTGGACTCCTGAGTTGAAACAGGGGGCCTGCAGGCTCATAGCTGGTGTTAGCAAGGATATCCCTGTCCCAGTGGACCACACTGTACTCCACAATTCCTGCCCCCCTCATCCCAAAAACCAGCCCTGTAGCTCTGCACTGAAACCTGCCACGAGACCCACACTGGAACCTGGGGAGCACCATGATGTATTTTATTCTTAtctaactagacaagtcagttaagaacaaattcttatttacaatgacagcctaggaacagtggatcaactaccttgttcaggggcagaatcaCAGAttgttttacattgtcagctcggggattcgatctagcaacctttactggcccaacgctctaaccgctaggctacctgccacccccatgaAATGGAGGGAGAATAAAATAGATGTGGGGCAAGTCTAAGAGTAACCAATGAGGGACGTGCCTTAAGATGGCGGCCTCCATGCACTTAATTACCACAAATGCCTCGTTTGCTAAGTTTTCTGTATTGAAGCTTGCTCTCATTACTCTTTTTTTGTATCTGCATTGGCAGAGTATACATAAATCCAATTCTAGCTCCCAGACCACAGCCATTGATTAGTAAACAGGGGTAAAACATAGGCTGGTATTCAAGCAATTGCAAAGAGTGGGTTTCCAGATAATGCTTTCAGAAGTGTGTTTGATTTGCACTTGATTTAGAAACTGCCAGTCTTGTGGCTGGTCAGTTTTGACTGCAAACCTGACTAAGAAGTCCTCCAGCATACAACCAGACAGCCAATTTAAAATGCACTAACTCACTACCTCCAATAAATTTGATCCCGAACATAGGCTTGCTTCATCAATGTTAGGGCTGTGATTGGAAATAAAACTAGAATACGCTTAGCCTAAAAACATAGCTGTAATGGATCATTAAACCCAAAGTAGTTACCTGTAGGTAATCTTGTCTGTTATTGTTTTGTCAGGATCAAATTCTTCAATGAGGGTTTTTTTCTACACAAGTGGAAGACAACAGTGAGGTTAGCATATGCAAAACACATTATGTCTAATTGAAAAATCCATTGAAAAAAGTTATTTATATGGCAATCACATCACGGGCAATAATTGAGAAACATGTCATATGGACTATTTTACACCAAAATCATTTTGTGAAAACACAGCTTGTGCTGTTCAATTTAAATCAATAACTCTACTGTTGAAAATACTTTAGAGGTCTCATTTGTCACAGCGGTAGATCCCAGGGAAGTAACGCGCTGATCGTGCCACCCAGGCTCCACATGAGCTGGCCACAGTTTGTAGCGGTTGTCCGCCAATAAGATGTCAAACTCAGTAATCATGTTGCTGGAGAGCCTGTGGAGAGGAATGATTCTACATTGTGACAGTTGTGGAGGCAGGCAGAGCCATAGATTTAGAGAATTCAACCAACTTTTAGAATGGATGCAATGTTAGCGCCTTTAATGTCAAACGTTTGATGATGTTACAATATGAGAGCGTCTCTGACCATTCCCTATGAAATGGCCCGCTGCAAACAGAAAAACAGAGTTGAAAATAACTTTTTTATTCACTCGCATTTGTGAATGTGGATCCATTCTGAATTGGCTCTAAATCAATTTATTACTGTTTTTAAACAACATTTCAGATAAGTATGCCCGTTTAAAAAAACGGAGAGTTCAAAATAGATCGAGCCTTTGGTTCACACCTGAATTATCTGAATTGATACGCAATAGAGATGCTATTATTATATTAACACTCTAGCTGACTGTACATGTACTGGAAATCCATATCAATTCTAGAAAACTGAAATCATTAAAGTGTGTTACTTCTACTCTTCCCTTACAAATGAATGTAGAGTCTGGCCCTATTACTGATAACTGGTAGCGTTAATGAATTTAAATCAACATTTTATTTCTGCAGGCTCTGACAGAATTCAAAAACCTACTCAGTATGACAATGTACTGGATGTTGATGGGGGAATTTTACTGAATCGTTTTGAAAATGTCGGTCAGGGTTTTTACTTTCAGCATTTCAGACAATGAAGTCCTTGATGGGTTGTTGGCATTCGAcatgaaatacatctacaggggCCGACCATTTGGCTAAAGGGTCTGCTCAAGTGTACAGCGTCCCTCATTGTGGGCTCAATAACCCACATCTTTAATTTAACATTAATCAGGAAATATTCCTCAAGTGTGGAAATCAACTTATGTGCTGCCAGTGCATAAGGGCTTGTTGTGATCTTGACAACTATCGTCCCATATCAAGGTTTTCATATCAAGGTTGCAACTTCGTTCTTTTTTTGAATGTACATCAATCAGGATTTAGACCAGGGCACAGTACTATTACTGTAACCACATCAGTTGTAAATGATACTGTCAATGCTTTGGATGCTAAAATGAATTGTGCTGTCCTACTTACAGATTTGTCAAAAGTCTGATACAGTTGATCATTCTATCTTATTGAGTAAGTTGTCTGTGTTACACCTTGGCACTGATGCCCGTTTGTGATTTCAATTATCTTAGTGACAGCCTCCCTCGCTATTATGATAGACTGGGTTAAATCCACATTTCTTGAAGTGCTTAAAGGGGTACCCCAGTGTTCGACTTTGGGGTCATTGTTGTTCACATTGTGTATAAATGACATTGGAAATACTGTTAACACCTGTAAcattcacctctacgcagatgacagtTATTTATCCCTGTGCCTCTTTAGTGCAGCAGGCGATTCGTGACATTCAGTATGATTGACTCATTCCAAAAATCACTTACTGATCTTACATTTGTGTTAAATGCAAATTAAACCAAGTTTATGCTGTTCTCTAGGTCTCCTAATGTTGACCTTAAGGACTTGCATATTTGCACTCCAAATGGAGCAAGGTTCTCACTATAAGTACTTGGGTATCTGGATTGATGACAAGTTGTCTATTGAAACACACATTGAAAACTTGACAAAGGAGCGGAGATCGACGATTGTTTTTTTATATAGAAATAAATCCTGCTTAAATTCTGAAAATAGAAGGAAGATTGTTCAAACAACGCTTCTCCCTGTAATAGACTATGATGACATTTATATGAACGCGCCAGCCTGTTTTGAAACCTTTGGACTCAGTATTCCATTCAGCAATACGTTTTATCACTGGGGATGGTTTTAGGACTAGTCATGGTATTCTTTACAAACATGTGGGATGGACCTCTGTTTGTAAGAAGAGAGTTGCACTCTTATTTACGTACATAGCAGTCTTGCAGAAACTTCCTCTGTACATTACTTCATTGAGACATATAAATTAGCAAACCCGGTCTCAGGGATGGATAACTCTGGAAATCCTTTGGTCTCCACAGAATTGGGAAAATCTGCTTTTAGTTAATTTGCCCCTTTGATTGGAGACTTATGTTACAGAATATGATTGCTTTTCTTAAATATGTTTAATCTAGTGTATTATGTGTTTTATTATAGTGTGTTTTATTTGTAATGAGTATGTAGGGCTGTTGTGTTTTATTTATAAACGTATACAGGACTCTTGTAAAATAGTTCTCAATGTGACTCCCTATTTACATAAAGGTTAATAAATAAGTCTACTATGTTGTAGTGTCAACAAATTGCATATTTCCTTTCTCTGGACATTTTCAGAGGTTTCAAAAGCTATCCAAAACAAACAGCCCAACCTGAAAGTGTAAATTATCACTTAGCATCAGCTATGGAGGAGTGTCGGCCACTCTGGGAATGTTCTGACAGAAACATCAACATCCCAAAAAATAATTAAGATGCACTTGGGTACTGAACCGTTGTCTATGACTCTGCCTTCCTCCCGAGCCATTCGGAGAGTTTGGTTGTTGTGGTTTCTATGCTACCTAGCTATaatgctaagttagctagctagctaacagttacGTTAGCAGGCTAGCTATCCAACTTTTTAATAGTTGCTAACTATCTAGCTAACGCTGCTATGTTAGAACAACAAGCAATAATGTTTTACTCACCATACAGTTTCTGTGAAGCTATTGCCGATCATGTATAGGTTGAGTTTCACAGCACCTTTGTCGGTGATTTCATTATTGCAAAGACTGAAAGAGAGAACATTATGTCGTTTTACGGTCTTAAAAGTGCAATCTGCAATAGTTATTGCTGTTCAATGGACATTCCACTTGATATTATCCTTACTTCAGGACTTGAACTTTGTGCAGATGTGGGAGCAGCACGTCCAGTTGTGTGTCAGTGAGGTGGCAGTCACTGAGGTCCAGCTCGGAAAGCCCTTCCGAGTGTTCTAGAACCAAGGCAAGTGTTGAACAGGCCCTCGAGTCTAAAGGGCTATGACTGAGGTCCACCTTCTTTTCTAGGGCTCTGGAGAGTAATGAAGCAAGCCTCACTGACCTGTCGCAATCTTCCACAAATATCAAGTGCAGGAGTTGCAGCAGAAGAGGTTTTCCAAAGCTATTGTGGAACAAagttgttggggaataatcagaattggttggtaacataggtaagatgttttatattcatcatatgtttgtaagttacttctcatcagaatgtgtttgtataatactgtggcggggttgcagtatctgttctatgtcaagactaagttgcttgggccggagagaggggagaggtcaagcgtgtatctcttggcaccacaatgtctgtgtgccagtcagtgtggctctgtgatcttgtcaagataggatggatttgatatatgcctgttgatatggaggatttgtttatggttctgagtttgagaagagagcatagtttaggagacaaaccTGAACGTTAAATTATGCCTatgctgtctggctgtgtgtggcTTTGCTATAAATGATCTCAGTAACAATGTGTGAgacattgatagacactgaattgatctgagagtcacagggttgtgatagagctcatataattaaagatggactttgtgataactaactctgacttgtgtggtttgctctcatgatttggtaaatagaggaaatttccatgACAAAGTCAAACAGTGTCATTAGCCTACTGGATGTTCAAATGTAAAATTCACAAGATCACAGAATGGTTGTGTGCAATTGCCATTTACTGCAGGAGTAAACGTTGGATTCAGGAGAGGACATTATAAGTAGTCAGACAAATATTAAAACAAGGAATCTTTCTTAAGACAGGCATCTCACCTCATATGAATCCTGTGCAAAACATGAAACAGCTCCTCTATTCCTTCATCCTCAACATGGCAGTCGTGTAGGATCAGCTCTGTGTCACCATCAGCTTCCTGGATGGCCGCGGAGATTACCCTACAGTCTCCAAAACTGAGGCTCAAAACAGTCTTCTCCTGCCCAAACAGGTCCATggcagaggagcaggagaggtcCAGTTTGTGATGCAGCAGTGTCAGGAGTGCAGgtgccactcctctcctccttctcaatCCTGCACAGGTATGGAGCAGCTCCAGCAATAGTTTCCTTTCGACCCTGCAAGGTAAGCAGAAATTGGTGGACAAGTATATTGGAACAGTATTCTACTACAGCTTGGTCTCTCCGACTACACAAAGAATAATACAATTTTTTTGTGGGGGTTACAGCCAATACCTATGATTTGTTGCAAATGGTCTGGTTACTTCAGACAGAAACGAAAGTTGCATGTTCGAATTGCGTTGGGGACAACTTCAGCATCTTACCTAATTAGGAACTTTAGCTAACCACAACCATAGCGTTTTAcaagcatgttagctaaccctaaccatgtTAAGCTAACCTGCTagcagggcctcccgggtggcgcagtgctctaaggcactgcattgcagtgctagctgtgccaccagagactctgggttcgagcccaggctccgtcgcagccggccacgaccgggaggtccatggggcgacgcacaattggcccagcgtcttccaggttagggagggcttggccggcagGGATTTGTCTCATCGCGCTGATAGTGATGTTAAGCTAACCTGCTAGCTAAAATTAGCATCAAATGCCGCCAAGACGTATGAAACTGTAAGACCGCTATTCCAACGCCACAGGACCATTTGTAACATTTCATATCAATTAAAGGAACACAAAAAAACATAATATAATGCAAATGGGTGTGCGACCAGGATGTCTGTTCACGTCGCTCATACCCAAAAACACAAACTTCAATCAAGTAAAAGTCACATTCAATGTAAGGGATGCTGATAGACAATTGGACAGTGACCTGAGCTCAGAGACTCTGTGTAGAAGAGTCAGAATGCTCTCCATTTCCTCCTTTGGAATGATGGTCAACAACAAGTTGAGTTTGACACCGTCACTGTAGTGCAGGGCAAAACGAAGCGCTTCACAGTCATCATGGTTCAAAACCAGGTTGTTCAGGTCGATCCAGTCATCTGATGACTTCACTAAACTGTTCACCAAGTGACCAGCACGTTGCTCATGTATTTCTCTCAGAGCTGTCCTCTCAAACTGGGAGCTTGTCCTGCAGACACAAAGGAATACGGTACCAAGTGATATAATTACTATAACAGGAAAACAACATTTTCATTGTTGGAATCATGCAACATATTCGATATGAACTAGAAATCAATATCTTGTGTCACCCAGACCTTTGAAAGTGAACATTCTTCAGCAAAGGGAGGAGATAAGGTATGTATTGGTCTCTGATTCTGCTCCTCCTGAGGTTGATGGTGATGGGTTGTGTGGTGGTCTTCAGCAGGTAGTGAAGCACATCCCAGTCCAGTGTACAGTTAGACAGATCACTACCCGACTTTTCCAGAAAGCATTGGGTCAGTTCCTCATCCTGAGCCTCATACACCACAACAGCCAGCTGCTGCCGAGTCTCCTTactcagtctgtcatggaaacatACACAAACCCATCTTTCAAAACAATAGCACACCTCACAAAACAAAAGTCCATATTTTTTAAAGTGTGAAGAAGATCTAGAAACTTGCCTGATAGTGAGTGGACCCTGATGACACAACAAGGTAGTGAGAAGGAAACCCTGGATTGGACAGTCTATCAGATTTAAGACCCTTACAGTCCAAACTCTAAGGAGTAAAGCTAAACCACTGAGCACTCTACACTGCACCCTTTCTTTTGGAATTGACCTAGACAAGACAAGAGTCAGCTCCTCAACGACCATTGGTCTTCGGCATGCCATTGACCTTGCCAATCTGGCCAGCTTTGCTGTTGACATTTCGTTTACCCTGGAAGTCAATACAAAAAAAAGAGGACTTATTATGCAAATCATGATCAAAATGCTTTTTTTTACCCCCACCATTCTACATTAAAATACCACTATCAAAATCATACTTAAGTTTGTGAAACTCTTTCACTTGCTTGAAGAGTAATGCAGCTCCTTGGAATGAGATACTATCTGGGATGAGACTGACGTTGAGTTTTTCTCCAGGGGCAGATAGGCCTAGGACTGCACCTACTGCCTTGCAGGTTACAGTGGGCAACCACCCTGACAATGTGATGGTGTAGTCTAGGGCCTGGAGGAGTGAGGAGGCTAGCTGTGCATCCCATTCTGAGCCGACAGGGAGTGCACCCCACAGAGACAGCTGGAACTGGTCATTACAGCTTAGAGAGCCCTTTCTCTCCGAGAGGTCTATGGACCAGACTGCAGGGTCTGACCGATAAACAGGAAGTAATGCGTGACAAACTTTTCTGCCTGTTTGAGTCTCATAGTCTTTCCCATGTGAGAACAGATCTAACAGAAACAAGCACCTTTCTGGAGAGTCGTCTGAATGAGCAAACCCAAGAACTGACAACAGTTCCTCAACAGAGCTCTGTCCTGTCTCAGTGTTGTCCAGATCTCCATGATCAAGCAGGTGCAAAAGGAAGAATCTCTTTAGTTGCTCAGAAGTCAGTTTAGGCATCTTCACCTCTGTATCACTCTCATCTTGAGGAATAATCCTGCCAGAAAACAATGTGTTAAGCCATGAAATGGTGGAACAACTATTATCACCTCCTGTATGTGTTTGAAAGGGACTGACCATTGACCTACCTCAGTTGTGAAATATATGGTAGGCACCGAAGAAAACTCTCTATTTCGCTTTGATCAGTTTCTAGCCAGCCCTTCAGTCTAACTGGTTTCTTCTCTGTTTGGAGTTTCAGCACCTCAAATAGGATGGAGGCCTTGTCTGTACCGAGGTCAAGGACCCAGGCTGCAGGCTGAGCTGACTGAAAGACTGTCAACAATGATGGGAGAATTTGGTCCTCCAATTCATGTTCAAACGACTTTGCAGAGGAGTATAAATCTAGCAGAAAATCACTCTGTTCGTCTTTGTTATCACTCGCAAAAGGGAAGTTTGAGTAGCTGCATACTGTCGACAGCATCCTcagtgtctcctctcctgtctcaagCTGACGCTGCTTTGCAAAACAGAATAGTTTCAAAAGGCCTTCAATGGTTCCTTTAGTGTCATCATACTGGATCAGAATGCAGTCATTGAACCTGTTCATAGAGAACTTTTTTTTAATGACCACACTCCATTAGGACCTTTATGCTAAAGCTATAGACAATGAAAAGTGTTAGCCTGTAAATCGCATAAACAAAATGGGTTTCAATCAGACAAATAACAAAACATAACTTGCCTTAGCTGTGAAATATAAGGCAAACAATGAATGAGGCTCATGTCACACTCATCATTTGACCACCACAGCTCCACTGGTTTCTTCACGTTTTGGAGTTTCATCACATCAAGGAGGACAGAGGCCTTCATATCAGCAAAGTGTATGTACCAGACTGCAGGAAATGACTTGAAAACTGGCTGCAATGTTGGTAGAACTGCTACCCCTTCATCATTCTCATATTTTCCTATATGTTGGTACAAACTCAAAATGAATTTGCTCTGTTCCTCTAAAGAATATGTGCTAGCCAGACAAAGCACTGCTTGCAGGTCCTCTACCCGTTTCAGTCCTGTCTCCATCTGGTACAGAGCCCCGTGCAGCAAGATATCCTGCTGGAATGACCTCACCTCCATTTTCCATGCCACTAATGATCGTCTCAGATCAACAGGTTCAACAAACCTAAAATAATGGTTTTATACAATGGTTATACAGTTATCATAATGATGTTTGAGCTCAGCTACATAATAAACAACCTACATAATGACCCTCCAGTACATTTAATGTACCCACCTGATAGCCTCAACGTTTGGCAAATGGTCAAATATGCTCTTTCCCAAGGAATTAGCTGCATGCAGTGAGTTGTCAAACAAATGTAGA
This region includes:
- the LOC109867941 gene encoding uncharacterized protein LOC109867941 isoform X6 — its product is MASTQQSAFEYVQNGRALLEGHLQKPSLVVNELRKNNIFSEKQVREIKSHKNRSVKTRKMLDMIIKKGEYASYELLKILYNTRNQTLPRTNPTQNQPRHPDLHQWISCFSFTDDPDLQSGLVSESGPCERYKRQLRTKAVEFLHAKWDQHMHFLKDKAKCKPFTYIPVVLDTDSSELSKTKSKYKKARSKKLKTYIPRDKGKLSPGHLLESSEKKILLVGKPGIGKTTVVQQVLNIWAENENPQESYMFYFDEPSMRSMSHSSQPSSLRSLLFERYLKPEEGTEDVVLCDIQNNSENVIFVFDGIMDVIGNPVLNNILAKELLCDAKILTTCRPEAEDCEFLSDWPSYRVEVQGFNNESIHAYLKWRLGTEDDYVCSVASNDALFSLCHVPMYAFIVTACISFSPCEAKNHPCTITEMYVRIFRHCMKRHGDQNVEYLDKYIHDNMGNIKFLAINSFQALLAKTVNLTEMDCKDNSVQHAFLTSNAAKESSTGHSFAFLHNTMQEFWAALFLLMTPGNITSVLQQCQTEEGKYLKYIVSFLCGLLSSDIAELINCVVPEDQIREISDIYLEKVIDSFLGPAILQGHDESHTELDADLLFVCQCLYEHQSPEACSLLLQKVEYELDLSGQYLDPQQCCAVSYVINQSTNKNVCLYLIDCTFSDPGLRMILGSLKNLQCLRLDPTTQCQVWKAALHSGNPSDSEGLLRLCEYEIHLRVMEKQDQKVWERVGEVLKHKRPEKVKFCLHLFDNSLHAANSLGKSIFDHLPNVEAIRFVEPVDLRRSLVAWKMEVRSFQQDILLHGALYQMETGLKRVEDLQAVLCLASTYSLEEQSKFILSLYQHIGKYENDEGVAVLPTLQPVFKSFPAVWYIHFADMKASVLLDVMKLQNVKKPVELWWSNDECDMSLIHCLPYISQLRFNDCILIQYDDTKGTIEGLLKLFCFAKQRQLETGEETLRMLSTVCSYSNFPFASDNKDEQSDFLLDLYSSAKSFEHELEDQILPSLLTVFQSAQPAAWVLDLGTDKASILFEVLKLQTEKKPVRLKGWLETDQSEIESFLRCLPYISQLRIIPQDESDTEVKMPKLTSEQLKRFFLLHLLDHGDLDNTETGQSSVEELLSVLGFAHSDDSPERCLFLLDLFSHGKDYETQTGRKVCHALLPVYRSDPAVWSIDLSERKGSLSCNDQFQLSLWGALPVGSEWDAQLASSLLQALDYTITLSGWLPTVTCKAVGAVLGLSAPGEKLNVSLIPDSISFQGAALLFKQVKEFHKLKVNEMSTAKLARLARSMACRRPMVVEELTLVLSRSIPKERVQCRVLSGLALLLRVWTVRVLNLIDCPIQGFLLTTLLCHQGPLTIRQVSRSSSHFKKYGLLFCEVCYCFERWVCVCFHDRLSKETRQQLAVVVYEAQDEELTQCFLEKSGSDLSNCTLDWDVLHYLLKTTTQPITINLRRSRIRDQYIPYLLPLLKNVHFQRTSSQFERTALREIHEQRAGHLVNSLVKSSDDWIDLNNLVLNHDDCEALRFALHYSDGVKLNLLLTIIPKEEMESILTLLHRVSELRVERKLLLELLHTCAGLRRRRGVAPALLTLLHHKLDLSCSSAMDLFGQEKTVLSLSFGDCRVISAAIQEADGDTELILHDCHVEDEGIEELFHVLHRIHMSFGKPLLLQLLHLIFVEDCDRSVRLASLLSRALEKKVDLSHSPLDSRACSTLALVLEHSEGLSELDLSDCHLTDTQLDVLLPHLHKVQVLNLCNNEITDKGAVKLNLYMIGNSFTETVWLSSNMITEFDILLADNRYKLWPAHVEPGWHDQRVTSLGSTAVTNETSKKKTLIEEFDPDKTITDKITYRFQCGSRGRFQCRATGLVFGMRGAGIVEYSVVHWDRDILANTSYEPAGPLFQLRSPEGHMYQLHLPHCEVKVSAAENLLVAHICRKNREFLIPKVTHSHVIVSISGLSNYGKARKKQSNSNRIQGQVLLFLEPEATPEEQRLWVFLLPRDMPPDQVENQHKEFTFIKTSSSCMLTPTAKYSVTSDLKQGFLVQPKVKIHFAHCTLHISTRHL
- the LOC109867941 gene encoding uncharacterized protein LOC109867941 isoform X4 → MASTQQSAFEYVQNGRALLEGHLQKPSLVVNELRKNNIFSEKQVREIKSHKNRSVKTRKMLDMIIKKGEYASYELLKILYNTRNQTLPRTNPTQNQPRHPDLHQWISCFSFTDDPDLQSGLVSESGPCERYKRQLRTKAVEFLHAKWDQHMHFLKDKAKCKPFTYIPVVLDTDSSELSKTKSKYKKARSKKLKTYIPRDKGKLSPGHLLESSEKKILLVGKPGIGKTTVVQQVLNIWAENENPQESYMFYFDEPSMRSMSHSSQPSSLRSLLFERYLKPEEGTEDVVLCDIQNNSENVIFVFDGIMDVIGNPVLNNILAKELLCDAKILTTCRPEAEDCEFLSDWPSYRVEVQGFNNESIHAYLKWRLGTEDDYVCSVASNDALFSLCHVPMYAFIVTACISFSPCEAKNHPCTITEMYVRIFRHCMKRHGDQNVEYLDKYIHDNMGNIKFLAINSFQALLAKTVNLTEMDCKDNSVQHAFLTSNAAKESSTGHSFAFLHNTMQEFWAALFLLMTPGNITSVLQQCQTEEGKYLKYIVSFLCGLLSSDIAELINCVVPEDQIREISDIYLEKVIDSFLGPAILQGHDESHTELDADLLFVCQCLYEHQSPEACSLLLQKVEYELDLSGQYLDPQQCCAVSYVINQSTNKNVCLYLIDCTFSDPGLRMILGSLKNLQCLRLDPTTQCQVWKAALHSGNPSDSEGLLRLCEYEIHLRVMEKQDQKVWERVGEVLKHKRPEKVKFCLHLFDNSLHAANSLGKSIFDHLPNVEAIRFVEPVDLRRSLVAWKMEVRSFQQDILLHGALYQMETGLKRVEDLQAVLCLASTYSLEEQSKFILSLYQHIGKYENDEGVAVLPTLQPVFKSFPAVWYIHFADMKASVLLDVMKLQNVKKPVELWWSNDECDMSLIHCLPYISQLRFNDCILIQYDDTKGTIEGLLKLFCFAKQRQLETGEETLRMLSTVCSYSNFPFASDNKDEQSDFLLDLYSSAKSFEHELEDQILPSLLTVFQSAQPAAWVLDLGTDKASILFEVLKLQTEKKPVRLKGWLETDQSEIESFLRCLPYISQLRIIPQDESDTEVKMPKLTSEQLKRFFLLHLLDHGDLDNTETGQSSVEELLSVLGFAHSDDSPERCLFLLDLFSHGKDYETQTGRKVCHALLPVYRSDPAVWSIDLSERKGSLSCNDQFQLSLWGALPVGSEWDAQLASSLLQALDYTITLSGWLPTVTCKAVGAVLGLSAPGEKLNVSLIPDSISFQGAALLFKQVKEFHKLKVNEMSTAKLARLARSMACRRPMVVEELTLVLSRSIPKERVQCRVLSGLALLLRVWTVRVLNLIDCPIQGFLLTTLLCHQGPLTIRLSKETRQQLAVVVYEAQDEELTQCFLEKSGSDLSNCTLDWDVLHYLLKTTTQPITINLRRSRIRDQYIPYLLPLLKNVHFQRTSSQFERTALREIHEQRAGHLVNSLVKSSDDWIDLNNLVLNHDDCEALRFALHYSDGVKLNLLLTIIPKEEMESILTLLHRVSELRVERKLLLELLHTCAGLRRRRGVAPALLTLLHHKLDLSCSSAMDLFGQEKTVLSLSFGDCRVISAAIQEADGDTELILHDCHVEDEGIEELFHVLHRIHMSFGKPLLLQLLHLIFVEDCDRSVRLASLLSRALEKKVDLSHSPLDSRACSTLALVLEHSEGLSELDLSDCHLTDTQLDVLLPHLHKVQVLNLCNNEITDKGAVKLNLYMIGNSFTETVWLSSNMITEFDILLADNRYKLWPAHVEPGWHDQRVTSLGSTAVTNETSKKKTLIEEFDPDKTITDKITYRFQCGSRGRFQCRATGLVFGMRGAGIVEYSVVHWDRDILANTSYEPAGPLFQLRSPEGHMYQLHLPHCEVKVSAAENLLVAHICRKNREFLIPKVTHSHVIVSISGLSNYGKARKKQSNSNRIQGQVLLFLEPEATPEEQRLWVFLLPRDMPPDQVENQHKEFTFIKTSSSCMLTPTAKYSVTSDLKQGFLVQPKKYTLHIAHCTYQHATFEVFLNRSITELKMNILETKLKTRKRWCRRVILNTPRGLTMSPPLLSSDNAAKIKRFNEQQWIKNLCDILRELSKDEIKKLKSMMRNKEQKPIPKSALEGRKSPEELAELMVETWGMHDSIKATKEFMARLPRNDDRVTSLLQPFL